From Helicobacter sp. MIT 05-5293, one genomic window encodes:
- a CDS encoding YkgJ family cysteine cluster protein produces MNTANEYDFSFDAAQCEECGGKCCIGESGYVFISIDEMLHIAQTLNLTFEDFTQTYVRKIGYRFSLIEKINEDGYACIFFDSSNKKCRIYEQRPKQCRDFPFWNAHKTSCLTPENLILLQKECRGINIFNKKGE; encoded by the coding sequence ATGAATACCGCTAATGAATACGATTTTAGCTTTGATGCCGCGCAATGTGAAGAATGTGGCGGCAAATGTTGTATTGGCGAAAGTGGCTATGTGTTTATAAGCATTGATGAAATGCTTCACATCGCACAAACTCTGAATCTGACATTTGAAGATTTTACACAAACTTATGTGCGTAAAATAGGCTATCGCTTTTCGTTGATCGAGAAAATCAACGAAGATGGCTATGCGTGTATTTTTTTTGATTCATCAAATAAAAAATGTCGCATTTATGAACAGCGTCCCAAACAATGTCGGGATTTTCCCTTTTGGAACGCTCACAAAACTTCATGCCTCACACCTGAAAACCTCATCTTATTGCAAAAAGAATGTCGAGGCATTAATATTTTTAACAAAAAAGGAGAATAA
- a CDS encoding ATP-dependent nuclease, protein MSKYIRWILALWISSTLYLYADFDEDTYILNAIELEIQNQYDKSRDMYLILYEETNKLEYLREAVLLSSMLDKPSATLQFAREYILMGGENDLTIHKVFLDCYLKLGLNESALKEALWVKSQEDSAVINDILGSLYAAQGDLENAQKEFLLAYERTKNQEILQKILSIYIAQGQNKKALNALDSHIEQYGCKDYFCKIAIDFYAKTKQITKIEKIFEQSFEANPTIANAQNLILIYTHQKKFQQATQIASQFPFNPQIMLELYIAQEDFLNASLQAGILYKENKNPYYLALQQIYAFESLPNKQDKKLVKNITHELQKAITLIQIPTQDALKNNPTDSIQNPYSIELGFFFNFLGYLMIDYEINPKEGVKYVKKALEISPKNPAYLDSLAWGYYKIKDCKLAREIFAQIPSDEITKEQELKDHQNLINQCEP, encoded by the coding sequence ATGAGCAAATATATCCGCTGGATTCTAGCATTGTGGATTAGCTCAACATTATACCTTTATGCAGATTTTGATGAAGATACCTATATACTCAACGCCATTGAACTTGAAATACAAAACCAATATGACAAATCTCGTGATATGTATCTTATATTATACGAAGAAACGAACAAACTTGAATATCTTAGGGAAGCCGTTTTACTCTCATCAATGTTGGATAAACCCTCCGCAACCTTACAATTTGCGCGAGAATATATCCTTATGGGCGGAGAAAACGATTTGACGATACATAAAGTTTTCTTGGATTGCTATCTCAAACTTGGCTTAAATGAATCTGCCCTTAAAGAAGCCCTATGGGTCAAATCTCAAGAAGATAGTGCGGTGATTAATGATATTTTAGGTTCTCTCTATGCTGCACAAGGTGATCTTGAGAATGCACAAAAAGAATTTTTACTTGCTTATGAACGCACAAAAAATCAAGAAATATTGCAAAAGATTCTCTCTATTTACATCGCACAGGGACAAAATAAAAAAGCCTTAAATGCTTTAGATTCTCACATCGAACAATACGGCTGCAAAGATTACTTTTGCAAAATCGCTATTGATTTTTATGCAAAAACCAAACAAATTACAAAAATCGAAAAGATATTTGAGCAATCTTTTGAAGCAAATCCGACCATTGCTAACGCCCAGAATCTTATCTTGATTTACACACATCAAAAAAAATTTCAACAAGCTACGCAAATTGCTTCACAATTCCCATTCAATCCGCAAATTATGCTTGAACTCTATATCGCCCAAGAAGATTTTCTCAATGCTTCTTTGCAAGCTGGAATCTTATATAAAGAAAATAAAAACCCCTATTATCTTGCCTTGCAACAAATTTACGCCTTTGAATCTTTGCCCAACAAACAAGATAAAAAATTAGTCAAAAATATCACTCACGAATTACAAAAAGCAATCACTTTGATTCAGATTCCCACGCAAGATGCACTCAAAAACAATCCCACAGATTCTATACAGAATCCTTATAGTATAGAATTAGGATTTTTTTTCAATTTTTTAGGTTATTTGATGATTGATTACGAAATCAACCCAAAAGAAGGTGTAAAGTATGTCAAAAAAGCCTTAGAAATTTCGCCCAAAAATCCCGCTTATTTAGATTCTTTGGCATGGGGATATTATAAAATCAAGGATTGCAAGCTTGCAAGAGAAATCTTTGCACAGATTCCAAGTGATGAAATCACAAAAGAACAAGAGCTTAAAGACCATCAGAATCTTATCAATCAATGCGAGCCTTGA
- a CDS encoding ATP-dependent helicase — protein sequence MPLSNLNQEQANAASAPSGHNLIIASAGTGKTSTIVGRIAHLLRNGFVPSDILLLTFTNKASNEMIARVGKIFGESLAKNIEAGTFHAVAYRYLQKHSTIHLKQPKELHILFKSLYEKRIFNLSGSNAPYSAQYLYDLYSLFVNSAAHCSFGTWITEKYPQQESHSAIYEDVIEEFKALKALHHYADYNDLLLLYRQSIEKLEKPLFKEVLCDEYQDTNPLQDSILDALHAPSLFCVGDYDQSIYAFNGADIRIISNFTNKYADSRVFTLSKNYRSSAHILNLANKIIEKNERIYPKNLEVIKQGDFSPPKLIQYDELFLQYQGIARHIASSQLPYEEVAIIFRNNSSADGIEASLRELKIPSKRKGSMSFFDAKEVRLMLDICSLVYNPRDMMAYIHTLSYGKGIGNSIAKEIYEALFRLGDGDCKKGMFAPNPDITAYEKKAKNTQLGLFDDFFILESQARFDTFVSDIFASHPILAHPKIHKDGAVFLNDFFEMIYHVPSVRSPKNLITHIMQSSFFKNICFTLATQRARRKDGEVDSQLFENAQESIKRKASLLYDLSRNYDDLGKFLNAMILGSNEASEGSGVNLLSVHASKGLEFKSVYIVDLMDGRFPNRKLITKSGSLEEERRLFYVAITRAKENLILSFASRDMVKNVNYSPSIFLYESGLLNEGE from the coding sequence ATGCCGCTCTCCAATCTCAACCAAGAACAAGCGAATGCGGCAAGTGCCCCAAGTGGGCATAATCTCATCATAGCTTCTGCTGGGACGGGCAAGACTTCTACGATTGTCGGACGTATCGCCCACCTTCTTCGTAATGGCTTTGTGCCAAGTGATATTTTATTATTGACTTTTACTAATAAAGCAAGCAATGAAATGATTGCGCGTGTGGGGAAAATCTTTGGTGAATCTTTGGCAAAAAATATTGAGGCGGGGACTTTTCACGCTGTGGCATATCGATATTTGCAAAAGCATTCCACCATTCATCTTAAGCAACCCAAAGAATTACATATACTTTTTAAAAGTCTGTATGAAAAACGCATCTTTAATCTTAGTGGTTCTAATGCACCTTATTCTGCACAATATCTTTATGATTTGTATTCTTTATTTGTTAATTCCGCTGCGCATTGTTCTTTTGGCACATGGATTACAGAAAAATACCCACAACAAGAATCTCATAGTGCAATTTATGAAGATGTGATAGAAGAATTTAAAGCTCTTAAAGCATTGCATCATTATGCTGATTACAATGATTTGTTACTGCTTTATCGCCAATCCATTGAAAAGCTTGAAAAGCCTTTGTTTAAAGAGGTTTTGTGTGATGAATATCAAGATACAAATCCCTTGCAAGATTCTATCCTTGATGCCTTGCATGCGCCCAGTCTTTTTTGTGTGGGAGATTACGATCAAAGTATTTATGCCTTTAATGGTGCAGATATTCGCATCATCAGTAATTTTACGAACAAATATGCAGATTCTCGAGTTTTTACATTGAGCAAAAATTATCGCTCAAGCGCGCATATTCTGAATCTCGCTAATAAAATTATTGAAAAAAATGAACGCATTTATCCTAAGAATCTTGAGGTAATTAAGCAGGGAGATTTTTCTCCTCCTAAATTGATTCAATACGATGAGCTGTTTTTGCAATATCAAGGCATTGCAAGGCATATCGCATCAAGTCAATTACCTTATGAAGAAGTCGCAATCATTTTTCGCAATAATTCAAGTGCCGATGGGATTGAGGCAAGTTTAAGAGAATTGAAGATCCCCTCAAAGCGCAAGGGAAGTATGAGTTTTTTTGATGCAAAAGAAGTGCGCTTGATGCTTGATATTTGCTCTCTTGTTTATAATCCGCGCGATATGATGGCTTATATCCATACTTTGAGTTATGGTAAGGGTATAGGCAATTCTATTGCAAAGGAGATTTATGAAGCATTATTTCGTTTAGGAGATGGGGATTGCAAAAAAGGAATGTTTGCTCCTAATCCAGATATTACCGCTTATGAGAAAAAGGCAAAAAACACACAATTAGGTTTGTTTGATGATTTTTTTATTTTAGAATCTCAAGCGCGTTTTGATACCTTTGTGTCTGATATTTTTGCTTCTCACCCAATACTTGCTCACCCTAAGATTCATAAAGATGGGGCAGTTTTCTTGAATGATTTTTTTGAAATGATTTATCATGTGCCTTCTGTGCGTTCTCCAAAGAATCTTATCACACATATAATGCAAAGTAGTTTTTTTAAAAATATTTGCTTTACTCTTGCTACACAAAGAGCAAGGCGCAAAGATGGCGAAGTAGATAGCCAATTGTTTGAAAATGCACAGGAAAGCATCAAGCGTAAAGCCTCATTATTATATGATTTATCGAGAAATTACGATGATTTAGGAAAATTTCTCAATGCGATGATTTTGGGCTCAAACGAGGCAAGCGAAGGAAGTGGAGTCAATCTATTGAGTGTGCATGCAAGTAAGGGCTTGGAGTTTAAAAGTGTTTATATCGTGGATTTGATGGACGGACGATTTCCTAATCGCAAACTTATCACTAAAAGCGGAAGTTTAGAAGAAGAGAGAAGATTGTTTTATGTCGCTATTACAAGGGCAAAAGAGAATCTGATTCTGTCTTTTGCAAGTAGAGATATGGTTAAAAATGTGAATTATTCGCCTTCGATTTTTCTCTATGAAAGTGGGCTTTTAAACGAAGGCGAATAA